From Topomyia yanbarensis strain Yona2022 chromosome 1, ASM3024719v1, whole genome shotgun sequence, one genomic window encodes:
- the LOC131676933 gene encoding protein sidekick-2-like, whose protein sequence is MMSFRGASSANLGFIFCGLMFASLDGCSCTRIFDIESIPVVRYVAVAGRNVTLSCPGVNEHSLVDSLIWRTTQTVAEYVNGVPLVNNQRITLLPDNFSIHIRPTVASDTAEYSCLVNDRHSPEAIVDLLVQDVPEPPGRPLVLSFTSRSVHLSWAHSQDPRNAPVANFIIETRVGENGDWDEVTPLKTKDNSTSYQVSGLLPFTVYSFRIIAINELGRSPPSKESYYFVTLREAPTGKPVTTIAHNTSASSLYISWKPPPPDTILGEFLGYRITYRTRDRNPDDVKEIYIRDSSVESHEIHHLETYTQYLVSIQVFNPEGLGPPTTVLVMTDEGVPSRPRNLSILEVTSTTIRISWQEPERKNGVIHGYRVYYVYQNQTLLHLPILKSDALQNSAYYYTLSTLKPFTDYRIIVAAFSLKYDGEPAEVTIRTDIAGPSAPRFINLTCYSEDALFLAWRIPQHFYNSVNHYIVSYRNMDYTRSREIRISANASIMETSVVLQNLTTDASYELKVRAASISVVNPNKVILGPYSDLRKIMLHANCDQQQPPSLYHHYADYDLIVLAGAVICCFGLLLIVLAIVLWKKCFNTSYTHEADPVHGGDQKAQQQTQTQIDWKDSNGVIQTTVPVTKILQNGNHRHLAMDGD, encoded by the exons atATCGAAAGCATTCCAGTGGTGCGGTACGTGGCGGTGGCAGGACGAAACGTGACCCTCAGCTGCCCGGGAGTGAACGAACATTCGCTGGTTGATTCCCTGATCTGGAGGACGACCCAGACGGTGGCGGAGTACGTCAACGGGGTGCCGCTCGTTAACAATCAGAGG ATAACGCTGCTACCTGACAACTTCAGTATCCACATCAGACCAACGGTTGCCTCGGACACGGCCGAGTACAGCTGCCTGGTGAACGACCGGCACAGCCCGGAAGCCATCGTAGATTTATTAGTCCAAG ACGTTCCGGAGCCACCGGGTCGACCATTGGTACTGAGCTTCACATCACGTTCAGTACATCTATCGTGGGCTCACTCGCAGGATCCAAGGAATGCACCCGTTGCCAATTTTATCATCGAAACAAG GGTCGGTGAAAACGGAGACTGGGACGAGGTGACTCCACTAAAGACCAAGGACAATAGCACCTCGTACCAGGTGAGCGGACTGTTGCCGTTTACGGTGTACAGCTTTCGAATAATTGCTATCAACGAGCTGGGCCGGAGCCCGCCATCCAAGGAGTCATACTACTTCGTCACGCTACGAGAAG CTCCGACGGGCAAACCGGTGACAACCATCGCACACAACACTAGCGCTTCCTCGCTGTACATCTCGTGGAAACCGCCACCCCCGGACACCATACTTGGCGAGTTCCTTGGATATCGAATCACATACCGTACCCGGGATCGCAATCCGGATGACGTGAAGGAGATTTACATCCGCGACAGCTCCGTAGAG AGCCATGAAATCCATCACCTCGAAACGTACACCCAGTATCTGGTTTCGATCCAAGTGTTCAATCCGGAAGGCTTAGGCCCACCGACCACAGTTCTGGTCATGACGGACGAAGGAG TTCCCAGCAGGCCACGCAATCTCAGCATACTGGAGGTAACTTCAACAACGATCCGCATCAGCTGGCAGGAGCCGGAACGAAAGAACGGTGTAATCCATGGTTATCGGGTTTACTACGTGTACCAGAATCAGACCCTGCTACACCTGCCGATTTTGAAGAGCGATGCCTTGCAGAACTCGGCCTACTACTACACCCTGTCCACATTGA AACCCTTCACCGACTACCGCATCATCGTGGCCGCCTTCAGCTTGAAGTATGATGGCGAACCGGCTGAGGTCACCATCCGAACGGACATCGCCGGACCAAGTGCTCCCCGGTTCATAAATCTGACCTGCTACTCCGAGGATGCCCTGTTCCTGGCCTGGCGTATTCCACAGCACTTTTACAACTCCGTCAATCACTACATCGTCAGCTATCGTAACATGGACTACACCCGATCCCGGGAAATTCGCATCTCGGCCAACGCATCGATCATGGAAACGTCCGTTGTGCTGCAGAATCTAACCACTGACGCTAGCTACGAGCTGAAGGTTCGGGCAGCCTCCATCAGCGTCGTCAATCCGAACAAGGTCATTCTGGGTCCGTATTCGGACTTGAGAAAG ATTATGCTCCATGCCAACTGCGATCAGCAGCAACCTCCCTCGCTGTACCACCACTACGCCGACTACGATCTAATAGTGCTGGCCGGAGCAGTGATCTGCTGCTTCGGCCTATTGCTCATCGTGCTAGCGATCGTCCTATGGAA GAAATGCTTCAATACCAGCTACACCCACGAGGCAGATCCGGTGCACGGGGGAGATCAGAAGGCGCAACAGCAAACACAAACCCAGATCGACTGGAAGGACAGTAACGGGGTCATCCAGACGACGGTTCCGGTGACGAAGATTCTGCAAAACGGTAACCATCGCCATCTGGCGATGGATGGGGACTGA